From Calothrix sp. PCC 6303, a single genomic window includes:
- a CDS encoding TonB-dependent hemoglobin/transferrin/lactoferrin family receptor, whose product MSKKYFQIITISLSIALTVPLTANGTEIKVKNTSFEIAQNSRLVEITGVNLVNTEKGLNLFIDTVRGANPEGEILDYDTYTIVKLNNTKLTLSGSRNFSKTNPIPGINLVSVTQSSENEVEIKIVGDKKLPKIEELPNSKGLLFTIIPEVTIAKEPTQPTEDTTSQNPEKTEETTEENIELTVVGTANPEETAPGTITVIDREQIQKQQARDIRDLIRYEPGVSVPNDSRGGLQGVNVRGLDGNRVNMQVDGIRLPSEYSYGTTRVGRDYVDIETLNSLEIFKGNNSAILNSDALGGTVNFNTANAGNLLDTLGKDSFTNARIQYSSKDTGVVGTITQANRFDKLDTLFIYTRRDRNEVQIGGGNSKYQDNQDINRNNFLGKVTYNFDKTSFLEFTGEYFNNVADTKFSLDNFPSLAFEGSTRALREEVTTDRTRFSLAYQLNNPDSKSWLQFARAIIYYQDAQIQEDSKRSIISRGAIQKEEADKELIDKVFGGNLQLRSDFKLGNINNRLTYGFDVSSTYNERNYLNFNVTTGARVNLPNFPQKDFPDSMTFRFGAFLQNEIALGDGKFKIIPGLRFDVYDLQAENNFEFTRKNQGRPAVDYAASGINPSLGLTYEISPGTTTFARYSRGFRPPLYDELNFAFRADIPLRPHKGIPNPDLETETSNNFELGLRSRSQQFDFGVTGFYNRYSNFIERSAFVSFDQNDFGSIPSGGRRIPFQVFQAQNIPDVEIYGVELKAAYRFSSKPGGLSIKSALGWQVGNDLTRDRTLASVGPLQAVVGLGYQSPTDKWGAEFIGTFVAKARELSLVDNQTSVVNGGVPTRKTDFYEPDGYALFDFIGYYNISRNLSLTAGVYNIFNTEYYQYADMRTIDARSATFAAQRGRYAQPGTNFAVGLSWKF is encoded by the coding sequence AATGGGACGGAAATAAAAGTCAAAAATACCTCTTTTGAAATTGCCCAAAATTCTCGGTTAGTGGAAATTACCGGAGTAAATCTAGTTAATACTGAAAAAGGATTAAATTTATTTATAGACACCGTTAGGGGTGCAAATCCAGAGGGGGAAATCCTTGATTATGACACATATACTATTGTCAAATTAAACAATACAAAACTCACGCTTTCTGGTAGTAGAAATTTTTCCAAAACTAATCCGATTCCAGGAATAAATTTAGTTAGTGTCACCCAAAGCAGTGAAAATGAAGTTGAAATCAAGATTGTTGGAGATAAAAAATTACCCAAAATTGAAGAACTTCCAAATAGCAAAGGATTACTCTTTACCATTATTCCTGAAGTAACTATTGCGAAGGAACCGACGCAACCAACAGAAGATACAACTTCTCAAAACCCAGAAAAAACAGAGGAAACAACAGAGGAAAATATAGAGTTAACTGTCGTAGGTACTGCAAACCCTGAAGAAACAGCACCAGGAACAATTACAGTCATCGATAGAGAACAAATTCAGAAACAACAAGCAAGGGATATTCGAGACTTAATTCGGTATGAACCTGGAGTTTCTGTACCCAATGATTCCCGTGGTGGTTTGCAGGGTGTAAATGTGCGGGGATTGGATGGAAACCGGGTGAATATGCAAGTTGATGGAATTCGTCTTCCCTCTGAATATAGCTATGGAACCACCAGAGTTGGACGTGACTATGTTGATATCGAAACTTTAAATTCTTTGGAAATTTTCAAAGGGAATAATTCTGCGATATTGAATAGTGATGCATTAGGGGGAACTGTTAATTTCAATACTGCCAATGCTGGTAATTTACTGGATACATTAGGAAAAGACTCATTTACGAATGCTCGTATACAATACAGTAGTAAAGATACCGGAGTTGTAGGGACAATTACTCAAGCAAACCGCTTCGATAAACTTGATACATTGTTTATCTATACCAGACGCGATCGCAATGAAGTACAAATTGGGGGAGGAAATAGTAAATATCAAGATAATCAGGATATCAACCGGAATAATTTCTTGGGTAAAGTCACTTACAATTTTGATAAAACTAGTTTTTTAGAGTTCACTGGAGAATACTTTAATAACGTTGCAGATACTAAGTTTTCCCTTGATAATTTCCCTTCACTTGCTTTTGAAGGTAGTACAAGAGCATTACGGGAAGAAGTTACCACCGATAGGACGAGATTTAGTTTAGCTTATCAGTTGAATAATCCTGATAGTAAATCATGGTTACAATTTGCTAGGGCAATTATTTACTATCAAGATGCACAAATTCAGGAAGATAGTAAACGCAGTATTATTAGTCGTGGTGCTATCCAAAAAGAAGAAGCAGATAAAGAATTGATCGACAAAGTTTTTGGGGGAAATCTCCAACTTCGTAGCGACTTTAAATTAGGAAATATTAATAACCGTCTTACCTACGGATTTGATGTTTCTAGCACCTATAACGAACGAAACTATCTGAACTTTAATGTCACAACTGGAGCAAGAGTTAATTTACCTAACTTTCCCCAGAAAGATTTTCCCGATAGTATGACATTTCGCTTTGGAGCATTTTTACAAAATGAAATTGCCTTGGGTGATGGTAAATTTAAAATCATCCCCGGTTTGCGGTTTGATGTGTACGATCTTCAAGCAGAAAATAACTTTGAATTTACCCGGAAAAACCAAGGAAGACCAGCTGTTGATTATGCAGCATCGGGAATTAATCCTAGTTTGGGTTTAACCTATGAAATTAGCCCAGGAACGACTACATTTGCGCGTTATTCCCGTGGTTTTCGTCCCCCACTGTACGATGAATTAAACTTTGCTTTCCGAGCAGATATTCCCCTTCGTCCCCACAAAGGTATACCAAATCCAGACCTAGAAACAGAGACAAGTAACAACTTTGAATTAGGTTTGCGTAGTCGTTCCCAACAATTTGATTTTGGTGTCACCGGATTCTACAATCGCTATAGCAATTTCATCGAACGTTCGGCATTTGTCTCTTTTGATCAGAATGATTTTGGTAGTATTCCCAGTGGAGGAAGACGCATACCTTTCCAGGTTTTCCAAGCTCAAAATATCCCCGATGTCGAAATTTATGGTGTAGAACTAAAAGCAGCATATCGCTTTAGTTCCAAACCTGGAGGATTGAGTATTAAGAGTGCTTTGGGATGGCAAGTTGGGAATGATTTAACTAGGGATAGAACCCTTGCAAGTGTTGGACCACTACAAGCAGTTGTTGGTTTAGGATATCAATCACCTACGGATAAATGGGGTGCAGAATTCATTGGTACTTTTGTTGCTAAAGCTAGAGAATTATCTCTTGTTGATAACCAAACTAGTGTCGTTAATGGGGGTGTTCCTACTCGGAAAACAGATTTTTATGAGCCTGATGGATATGCATTGTTTGATTTCATTGGCTACTATAATATTAGTAGGAATTTGAGTTTGACTGCGGGGGTTTATAATATTTTTAATACTGAATATTATCAATATGCAGATATGAGAACTATTGACGCAAGGTCAGCTACATTTGCAGCACAGAGGGGGAGGTATGCTCAACCAGGTACTAATTTTGCAGTTGGATTGAGTTGGAAGTTTTAG
- a CDS encoding ABC transporter substrate-binding protein produces MNQKTLILIFAALLSINLFACSNTDKKSTINKTESLTNTQTPIQQAQRVVALTPLAADLIYKLDKTKLVGVPSGRYTDVVAKAKFADFPRVGRNTAINIEKIVSLKPDLVIGSEGFHDQILGKLKELGIQTRTGSIRSWQDLNNQTKEIAKLTGTDPKPILDKFESYLNNIPQNGQKVLVLARPQPTSSPNKNSWAGDLLTKFNYKNLVADLESNGRFPGYLTLSQEKILEANPDKIFLIESGNLNPEEFKKLPYWNKLKAVQTNQVYTFHHDGLISPTSVDTVEQVTKQLREVAEKSRE; encoded by the coding sequence ATGAATCAGAAAACTTTAATTTTGATATTTGCAGCCCTACTTAGCATTAATCTATTTGCCTGTTCCAATACTGACAAAAAATCAACTATAAATAAAACTGAAAGTTTAACTAATACGCAAACACCGATTCAACAAGCCCAAAGAGTCGTTGCGCTCACACCATTAGCAGCAGACTTGATTTATAAACTAGATAAAACTAAATTGGTTGGTGTTCCTAGTGGTAGGTATACAGATGTAGTTGCCAAAGCTAAATTTGCGGATTTTCCTAGAGTTGGGAGAAATACAGCAATTAATATAGAAAAAATTGTCTCTCTAAAACCCGATTTAGTCATCGGTTCAGAAGGATTCCATGACCAGATTTTGGGTAAATTAAAAGAATTAGGAATACAGACTCGTACTGGCAGTATTCGTAGTTGGCAAGACCTAAATAATCAAACAAAAGAAATAGCAAAACTAACTGGAACCGACCCTAAACCAATTTTAGATAAATTTGAATCTTACTTAAATAATATTCCTCAAAATGGTCAAAAAGTTTTAGTTTTAGCTCGTCCTCAACCCACTTCATCACCAAATAAAAATAGTTGGGCTGGTGATTTATTAACAAAATTCAACTATAAAAATCTAGTGGCAGATTTAGAATCAAATGGTCGTTTTCCTGGTTATTTAACTCTTTCTCAGGAAAAAATATTGGAAGCAAATCCAGATAAAATTTTTCTGATTGAATCTGGAAATCTCAACCCTGAAGAATTTAAAAAGCTTCCTTATTGGAATAAGTTAAAAGCTGTTCAAACTAATCAAGTATATACTTTCCATCACGATGGTTTGATTAGTCCCACTAGTGTTGATACTGTAGAACAAGTTACCAAACAATTACGAGAAGTTGCAGAAAAGTCAAGAGAGTAA
- a CDS encoding dynamin family protein, with protein sequence MTSDLAVEQLRRYKEYGESVLQYLSLVAENPPPKQSWVHTSMGEILQRLERCARKTVEIATSPVKIGIMGEFSSGKTLLLGSLIGFADALPVSETPTTGNVTAIRLVQQPELQTTKVGDFTVQYLSHEGVRECLRFMLKEVELRGSAASLPPAPLATLRSLQPTTFVDSKSILTWCEQAWNQTQSLELRSLLRELVVFVRTYVTFGVDICGKSYQIDQMTAKRGLRLAEPPMNILELSFERIPSQVRQLDSLPLPSAEDLQASFALVSRIDVTVEVSPEIWDLSGLQGSNEFVLLDFPGLGAADSSVRDTFLSLRELAEVQTILLLLNGRYPGGATAAKIRSMLERDKGEDLKDRIVVGVGRFNQLPLSASDERVIDKLLEMSQLSNDTVFSVYDEGLTEEELLEKLPILQLSIASASNLTTEKKNIVLLSQMYGLSKLAEISRLVQVSSPEFLPDLEAPNKPEEVQMREKWQQLSELLPASSNLHKQLRNYADDGGISRLRSLLKEHVAVHGMKQLVEDTQRSVAALRQEQLNLQNLLPEVTAYLPVIENPHFLSLRQAVENLVTTYRDFHEDLERQPILTNRLGVPVSELVKDELTYKIFFDWSEWNLLLDRTKNGTITLEKSEIFFEEDEVDDSIPTQSDDFYPAFIQTIQEMQGFAHDCTTEAVSDLFNKLSRNVELERSKINSVLLPEMEQYIQHNFGNKQARLYRNLIRAIDPINKWQKLIIERSGLLGNNMPINVDNLFPLAHQDSQHQCGQIFDWSPHKKFPVVPRPFNHQVVVLRLRHEITASTSLHLVEYVSQLTKVVKSSFSIATKEINDTLQELLKSKNEPLLRYIASAEERTGTPLPVWLEILTQIISISDPG encoded by the coding sequence ATGACAAGCGACTTAGCAGTCGAACAATTACGACGCTATAAGGAGTATGGGGAATCGGTTTTGCAATATTTGAGTTTGGTTGCCGAAAATCCTCCTCCTAAACAGAGTTGGGTACATACTTCCATGGGTGAAATTCTTCAGCGATTGGAGCGTTGTGCGCGAAAAACGGTGGAAATTGCCACTTCCCCGGTAAAAATTGGGATTATGGGTGAATTCAGTAGTGGTAAAACTCTGTTGCTGGGTAGTTTAATTGGTTTTGCTGATGCTTTACCTGTGAGTGAAACCCCAACAACAGGGAATGTGACAGCGATTCGTTTGGTGCAGCAACCAGAATTGCAAACTACTAAGGTTGGAGATTTTACCGTACAGTATCTTTCCCATGAGGGGGTACGGGAGTGTTTGCGGTTTATGTTGAAGGAGGTGGAATTGCGGGGAAGTGCTGCAAGTCTCCCCCCTGCACCCTTAGCGACATTACGGAGTTTGCAACCGACGACGTTTGTAGATAGTAAAAGTATCCTCACTTGGTGTGAGCAAGCTTGGAATCAGACGCAAAGTTTGGAATTGCGATCGCTTCTGCGAGAATTAGTAGTGTTTGTGCGGACTTATGTCACTTTTGGGGTGGATATTTGCGGAAAAAGCTACCAAATTGACCAAATGACGGCAAAAAGGGGTTTAAGACTTGCTGAACCTCCGATGAATATCCTAGAACTGAGTTTTGAGCGGATTCCCAGTCAAGTTAGACAATTGGATAGTTTACCGCTTCCCAGTGCTGAGGATTTACAGGCAAGTTTTGCTTTGGTGAGTCGGATTGATGTGACGGTGGAGGTATCTCCAGAAATTTGGGATTTATCGGGGTTGCAGGGAAGTAATGAGTTTGTGCTGTTGGATTTTCCCGGTTTGGGTGCAGCAGATTCCAGTGTTCGGGATACCTTTTTATCGCTGCGGGAACTTGCGGAGGTGCAAACTATCCTGTTGTTACTAAATGGGAGATATCCAGGGGGTGCGACTGCGGCAAAAATCCGCAGTATGTTGGAGCGGGATAAGGGGGAGGATTTAAAGGATCGGATTGTTGTGGGGGTGGGAAGGTTTAATCAGTTACCTTTGAGTGCCAGTGATGAACGGGTAATTGATAAGTTGTTGGAAATGTCTCAACTCAGTAATGATACTGTTTTTTCGGTGTATGATGAGGGGTTGACGGAGGAGGAACTGTTAGAAAAGTTACCCATCCTGCAATTGAGTATTGCCAGTGCCAGCAATTTAACTACAGAAAAGAAGAATATTGTTTTACTGTCACAGATGTATGGTTTGAGCAAATTGGCGGAAATTTCCCGGTTGGTACAGGTTTCCTCACCGGAGTTTTTACCTGATTTGGAAGCACCAAATAAACCAGAGGAAGTGCAGATGCGGGAAAAATGGCAACAATTGAGCGAATTGTTACCAGCATCTAGTAATCTCCATAAACAATTGCGAAACTACGCAGATGATGGGGGTATTAGCAGATTGCGATCGCTTCTGAAGGAACATGTAGCTGTACACGGGATGAAGCAGTTGGTGGAGGATACTCAACGTTCTGTGGCAGCGTTACGGCAGGAACAGCTTAATCTGCAAAATTTACTACCTGAAGTTACCGCATATTTACCAGTTATTGAAAATCCCCATTTCCTCTCGTTACGGCAAGCGGTTGAGAATTTGGTGACTACTTACCGGGATTTTCATGAGGATTTGGAAAGACAACCGATTTTAACTAATCGTTTAGGGGTTCCAGTAAGTGAGTTGGTGAAGGATGAGTTAACTTACAAGATATTTTTTGATTGGAGTGAGTGGAATCTGCTATTAGATAGAACTAAAAATGGCACGATTACTTTGGAGAAATCGGAGATATTTTTTGAGGAGGATGAGGTTGATGATTCAATTCCCACTCAAAGTGATGATTTTTATCCGGCTTTTATCCAAACAATTCAAGAAATGCAGGGTTTTGCCCACGATTGTACGACGGAAGCTGTGAGTGATTTATTTAATAAGTTATCTCGGAATGTGGAGTTGGAGAGGAGTAAGATTAATTCGGTTTTGTTGCCGGAGATGGAACAGTATATTCAACACAATTTTGGCAATAAGCAAGCGCGTCTTTATCGGAATTTAATTAGGGCAATTGATCCAATTAATAAGTGGCAGAAGTTAATTATTGAAAGAAGTGGTTTGTTGGGAAATAATATGCCAATTAATGTGGATAATTTGTTCCCTTTAGCACATCAAGATAGTCAGCATCAATGTGGACAAATTTTTGATTGGAGTCCTCATAAGAAGTTTCCGGTGGTTCCCCGTCCTTTTAATCATCAGGTTGTGGTTTTGAGGTTAAGGCATGAAATTACGGCGAGTACTAGTTTACATTTGGTGGAGTATGTGAGTCAGTTGACTAAGGTTGTGAAGTCTTCTTTTTCGATTGCTACTAAGGAAATTAATGATACTTTGCAGGAACTTTTGAAGTCTAAGAATGAGCCGCTGTTGAGGTATATTGCTTCGGCTGAGGAGAGGACTGGGACTCCTTTACCTGTTTGGTTGGAGATTTTGACGCAGATTATTTCTATTTCTGATCCTGGATAG
- a CDS encoding type II toxin-antitoxin system VapC family toxin — protein MGMSYLIDTHIFLWWLFNDSKLNTSCREIIHNSSNRIIVSSVSAWEIATKYRIGKLPEAKQLIEEYSQILHKARFIELAITTEHALRAGSLPIDHRDPFDRMIMAQAEIENLPIITYDTAFHTGLIQVIPNFK, from the coding sequence ATGGGAATGAGTTACCTCATTGACACCCATATTTTTCTATGGTGGCTCTTTAACGACTCAAAACTCAACACTAGTTGTAGAGAAATCATTCACAACTCAAGCAATCGCATCATTGTCAGCAGTGTTTCTGCTTGGGAAATTGCCACTAAATACCGTATTGGGAAACTACCCGAAGCTAAACAGCTTATTGAGGAATATTCACAGATATTACATAAAGCTAGATTTATTGAGCTTGCTATCACCACTGAACATGCACTCAGAGCAGGAAGCCTACCAATTGACCACCGAGATCCTTTTGATCGTATGATTATGGCTCAGGCTGAAATTGAAAACTTGCCTATTATCACCTACGACACAGCCTTTCACACTGGACTAATTCAGGTAATTCCCAACTTCAAGTGA